In Citrus sinensis cultivar Valencia sweet orange chromosome 4, DVS_A1.0, whole genome shotgun sequence, one DNA window encodes the following:
- the LOC102608150 gene encoding chlorophyll a-b binding protein, chloroplastic: MASVCASPAVAAISSPSSQKSRSVAGATKASFLGGKKLKLRKNGATAGTRSVSVSAAAADPNRPLWFPGSTPPEWLDGSLPGDFGFDPLGLGSDPETLRWNVQSEIVHCRWAMLGAAGIFIPELLTKLGILNTPSWYTAGELEYFTDTTTLFIVEMIFIGWAEGRRWADIIKPGCVNTDPIFPNNKLTGTDVGYPGGLWFDPLGWGSGSPEKVKELRTKEIKNGRLAMLAVMGAWFQHIYTGTGPIDNLIAHLADPGHATVFAAFTPK; the protein is encoded by the exons ATGGCTTCCGTTTGTGCTTCCCCTGCCGTTGCAGCCATCTCATCCCCCAG TTCTCAGAAGAGTAGATCAGTTGCGGGAGCAACAAAGGCTTCTTTCCTTGGTGGGAAGAAgctgaaattgagaaaaaacGGAGCAACAGCGGGAACACGATCGGTTTCAGTGAGTGCGGCTGCAGCTGATCCTAACAGGCCTCTCTGGTTCCCAGGCAGCACTCCTCCTGAATGGCTCGATGGTAGCCTCCCCGGAGACTTCGGCTTCGATCCTCTTGGTCTTG GATCTGATCCTGAGACGCTGAGATGGAACGTGCAATCAGAAATTGTGCACTGCAGATGGGCAATGTTAGGAGCTGCAGGAATTTTCATTCCGGAATTGTTAACAAAACTTGGAATCCTCAACACTCCATCCTGGTACACAGCTGGGGAGCTAGAGTACTTCACAGACACCACCACCCTGTTCATTGTTGAGATGATATTCATAGGCTGGGCAGAGGGCAGACGGTGGGCCGACATTATAAAGCCAGGCTGTGTGAACACTGACCCGATCTTCCCCAACAACAAGCTCACCGGCACCGATGTTGGGTACCCAGGTGGGCTTTGGTTTGACCCACTTGGCTGGGGATCCGGTTCGCCCGAGAAGGTAAAGGAGCTGAGGACTAAGGAGATCAAGAATGGAAGATTGGCTATGTTGGCTGTGATGGGTGCTTGGTTCCAGCACATTTACACCGGCACCGGCCCCATTGACAATCTCATTGCTCACCTTGCTGATCCTGGTCATGCCACCGTTTTTGCT GCCTTCACCCCCAAGTGA